One window of the Leptotrichia hongkongensis genome contains the following:
- a CDS encoding ABC transporter ATP-binding protein — MIKVSDIVKIYKNGSMELKVLKGLNLSVSEGEYVAFMGPSGSGKSTLMNILGCLDSLTSGTYILDNQDVSTIKGDALAEVRNKKIGFVFQTFNLLPKMTAVENVALPALYAGVKKAERLKRATEALESVGLGERIHHKPNEMSGGQRQRVAIARAIINNPKILLADEPTGNLDSKSGEEVLEIFKKLNDNGTTIVMVTHEEDVAEHCKRIIRLKDGVIEKDEIVQHRRGV; from the coding sequence ATGATAAAAGTGAGCGATATAGTAAAAATATATAAAAATGGAAGTATGGAATTAAAAGTTTTAAAAGGGCTTAATCTTTCTGTAAGTGAAGGGGAATATGTGGCCTTTATGGGACCTTCTGGAAGTGGAAAATCTACTCTTATGAATATTTTAGGTTGTCTTGACAGCCTTACCTCTGGAACTTATATATTGGATAATCAAGATGTTTCAACTATAAAAGGAGATGCACTTGCTGAAGTAAGAAACAAAAAAATAGGGTTTGTATTCCAAACGTTTAACTTACTTCCAAAGATGACGGCAGTTGAAAATGTGGCTCTTCCAGCTTTATATGCAGGAGTAAAGAAAGCTGAAAGGCTAAAAAGGGCAACTGAAGCATTGGAAAGTGTGGGACTTGGTGAAAGAATTCATCATAAGCCGAATGAGATGTCAGGGGGACAAAGACAGAGAGTGGCAATAGCAAGAGCGATAATAAACAATCCTAAAATACTTCTTGCAGATGAGCCAACAGGAAATCTAGATTCAAAATCTGGAGAAGAGGTTTTGGAAATTTTTAAAAAATTGAACGATAACGGAACAACGATAGTAATGGTTACGCATGAGGAAGATGTGGCAGAGCATTGTAAAAGAATTATCAGATTAAAAGACGGTGTAATAGAAAAGGATGAAATTGTTCAGCATCGGAGAGGAGTGTAG
- a CDS encoding ABC transporter permease: MDFMELLKLSVSNLFSYKVRSFLTMLGIIIGISSVIMMSSLGAGVKENITGDLNKLGVSNFEISIDTSPGQTYKSQDLLTQKDIKELKSIEGVEAVTPTSSTFARLSSNDGSDKMFTGTGVTEDYFKISNYTIIKGRKFLPNEYRKDGKYVIIDNTTSDQLFPGENPIGKKLTLNFRKNSQIVTIVGVFKNPYASLGGGDQMPAMGLLPNNYLNHLEGNEQNKYTALQVKTTDANEMARIMEIVKEKMKTRGSEPNVYNVNSTSQGLDEFNNILNMLSLFISGVAAISLFVGGIGVMNIMLVSVTERIREVGLRKAIGAKTIHILIQFLIEAVILTFFGGIIGVVIGYSLALLVGMFIQTSPILSPVIVFVCIFVSTMIGLVFGVYPAKKAAALEPMEALRTD; encoded by the coding sequence ATGGATTTTATGGAATTGCTAAAATTATCAGTATCAAATTTATTTAGCTATAAGGTACGTTCCTTCTTGACAATGCTTGGAATAATAATAGGGATATCTTCGGTTATAATGATGTCTTCATTAGGAGCAGGAGTTAAGGAAAATATTACTGGAGATTTGAATAAGCTAGGAGTATCAAACTTTGAAATATCAATTGACACTTCTCCAGGACAGACTTATAAATCACAGGATTTGCTTACCCAAAAAGATATTAAGGAATTAAAGAGTATAGAAGGTGTCGAAGCAGTTACTCCTACTTCCAGCACTTTTGCAAGATTATCTTCAAATGATGGATCAGATAAGATGTTTACTGGAACTGGAGTAACAGAAGATTATTTTAAGATTTCAAATTACACAATAATAAAAGGACGAAAATTTTTGCCAAATGAATATAGAAAAGATGGGAAATACGTAATAATTGACAATACAACCTCAGATCAGTTATTTCCTGGCGAAAATCCTATAGGAAAGAAATTGACTTTAAATTTTAGAAAAAATAGTCAGATAGTGACAATCGTTGGAGTGTTTAAAAATCCGTATGCAAGTCTAGGAGGTGGAGATCAGATGCCTGCAATGGGGCTCCTGCCAAATAATTACTTAAATCATTTAGAAGGAAATGAGCAGAATAAATATACAGCTTTGCAGGTAAAAACTACTGATGCCAATGAAATGGCTAGAATAATGGAAATTGTAAAAGAAAAAATGAAGACAAGAGGAAGTGAGCCTAATGTTTATAATGTAAATTCAACAAGTCAAGGTTTGGATGAATTTAATAACATTCTAAACATGCTTTCACTTTTCATAAGTGGAGTTGCTGCAATTTCGTTATTTGTAGGTGGAATCGGAGTTATGAATATAATGCTTGTAAGTGTTACCGAGAGAATAAGGGAAGTTGGGCTAAGAAAGGCTATTGGAGCCAAAACAATACACATTCTTATACAATTTTTGATAGAAGCTGTCATTTTGACATTTTTTGGTGGTATAATTGGAGTTGTAATTGGATATTCATTAGCACTTTTAGTTGGCATGTTTATACAGACATCGCCAATATTAAGTCCAGTTATAGTGTTTGTGTGTATATTTGTTTCGACAATGATAGGATTAGTTTTTGGAGTTTATCCAGCGAAAAAAGCTGCTGCATTGGAGCCAATGGAAGCACTGCGAACAGATTAG
- the nspC gene encoding carboxynorspermidine decarboxylase, whose product MSKNKYLDMDITNLPTPAFIVDERLLKRNLETLKSVIDRTGCKILLAQKGFSMFYFYPLISEYLNGTTASSLFEARLGYEEMELKNPDKKLETHIFNPSYREDEFDEIMEITNHIVFNSFNQWKKFKSRVREFGEKNGKKISCGLRLNPEFSEVETEIYNPAGRFSRFGVTFENFKEDELEGLDGFHFHALCEQNSDALENVLKIFEEKFGKYLHNMKWLNFGGGHHITREDYDIEKLVKCINYIKEKYDVEVYLEPGEAVALNTGFLVSEVLDITKNEMDILLMDTSASCHMPDVIEMPYRPFIFGSGMPNEKKYTYRLGGPTCLAGDVIGDYSFDEPVKVGDKLIFTDMAHYSMVKTNTFNGINLPVIAVYTEKGGVEVIRKFGYEDFRNRLS is encoded by the coding sequence ATGTCAAAAAACAAATATTTGGATATGGATATAACAAACTTGCCAACACCAGCCTTTATAGTTGATGAAAGGCTGCTAAAAAGAAATCTTGAAACATTAAAAAGTGTAATTGATAGAACAGGATGTAAAATATTGCTTGCACAAAAAGGATTTTCGATGTTCTATTTCTATCCGTTAATTAGTGAATACTTAAATGGAACTACTGCAAGCTCACTATTTGAAGCAAGACTTGGGTATGAGGAAATGGAGTTAAAAAATCCTGACAAAAAATTGGAAACACATATTTTTAATCCGTCCTACAGAGAAGACGAGTTTGATGAAATAATGGAAATAACAAATCATATTGTTTTTAACTCTTTTAATCAATGGAAAAAATTTAAGAGTAGAGTAAGGGAATTTGGAGAAAAAAATGGTAAGAAAATTAGCTGTGGACTTCGATTAAATCCAGAATTTTCAGAAGTTGAAACTGAGATTTATAATCCAGCGGGAAGATTTTCAAGATTTGGAGTAACATTTGAAAATTTTAAGGAAGATGAACTTGAAGGATTGGATGGATTTCATTTTCATGCACTTTGTGAACAAAATTCGGATGCCCTTGAAAATGTATTAAAAATTTTTGAAGAAAAATTTGGAAAGTATTTACATAATATGAAATGGCTTAATTTTGGTGGGGGACATCATATTACAAGAGAAGATTATGATATTGAAAAACTTGTAAAATGTATAAATTATATAAAAGAAAAATATGATGTGGAAGTGTATTTAGAACCAGGAGAAGCGGTTGCTCTGAATACGGGATTTTTAGTTTCAGAAGTTTTAGATATTACAAAAAATGAGATGGATATATTGTTAATGGATACTTCAGCTTCGTGTCATATGCCTGATGTAATCGAAATGCCATACCGTCCATTTATTTTTGGCTCAGGAATGCCAAATGAAAAGAAATACACTTATAGATTGGGAGGGCCTACTTGCCTTGCTGGAGATGTAATTGGAGATTATTCCTTTGATGAACCTGTAAAAGTAGGAGATAAACTTATTTTTACTGATATGGCACATTACAGTATGGTAAAGACGAATACTTTCAATGGGATAAATTTGCCTGTGATTGCAGTTTATACAGAAAAAGGTGGAGTTGAGGTTATTAGAAAGTTCGGATACGAGGACTTTAGAAATAGATTGTCATAA
- the trpA gene encoding tryptophan synthase subunit alpha translates to MSEKNLDKKIIDIFREKEKVNIGYIVAGYPSVDFTKQFLQNLDNTALDMLEIGIPYSDPLADGKLISHASFLASEAGVTTDTVFDLLTEVKNDISKPLIFLVYYNLVFAYGIDEFIKKCCETNIKGIIIPDLPYEEAFEMSEKLKENNIALIPLVSVTSGTRMKKIISQGNGFIYAIGSLGVTGSKQVDLPRLESFINEIREVSDLPVSLGFGIKTNDNVNTMRKYADGVIVGTSIVEFTQKNDVDYVIQKINELFK, encoded by the coding sequence ATGAGTGAAAAAAATTTAGATAAGAAAATTATTGATATTTTTAGGGAAAAAGAAAAAGTAAACATTGGTTATATTGTCGCAGGCTATCCAAGTGTTGATTTTACAAAACAATTTTTACAAAATTTGGACAATACAGCTCTTGATATGCTTGAAATCGGAATTCCCTATTCTGACCCTCTAGCCGATGGAAAATTGATTTCACACGCTTCATTTCTTGCTTCAGAAGCTGGAGTTACTACCGATACAGTCTTTGACTTGTTAACAGAAGTAAAAAATGATATTTCAAAACCTCTAATTTTTCTAGTTTATTACAATTTAGTCTTTGCTTATGGAATTGACGAATTTATCAAAAAATGCTGTGAAACTAATATTAAAGGAATAATTATTCCAGACTTACCTTACGAAGAAGCCTTTGAAATGTCAGAAAAATTAAAGGAAAACAATATCGCTCTTATCCCTCTTGTAAGCGTTACTTCTGGAACCAGAATGAAAAAAATTATTTCTCAAGGAAACGGCTTTATTTATGCAATCGGATCTCTTGGGGTAACAGGTTCAAAACAAGTTGATTTACCACGTTTGGAGTCTTTTATTAATGAAATAAGAGAAGTTTCAGACTTGCCAGTTTCATTAGGTTTTGGAATAAAAACTAATGACAATGTGAATACGATGAGAAAATATGCAGATGGGGTGATTGTTGGAACAAGTATTGTTGAGTTTACACAGAAAAATGATGTGGATTATGTGATTCAAAAAATTAATGAACTGTTTAAATAG
- the trpB gene encoding tryptophan synthase subunit beta — protein sequence MENKHFNEKAYFGQFGGQFVPETAMFALSELESEYEKLKNDKEFFEEFDNLLKNYVGRETPLYYAKNLSEHYNHDIYLKREDLNHTGAHKINNALGQVLLAKKMGKKKVIAETGAGQHGVATATAAALLGLECDVYMGAIDIERQKLNVFRMELLGARVISIEDGLKTLKEATTAAIQSWVAEIETVFYVIGSVVGPHPYPTIVRDFQSIIGYEAKAQLEELGKHADHVIACIGGGSNAIGIFSAFLEDSSTKLYGVEAGGYGIDTDMHAATLTLGKPGIIHGMKTYVLQNKYGQISPVHSISAGLDYPGVGPEHSHLFDTKRATYAPITDDEAMKALMLVTRKEGIIPAIESSHALAYLEKLCPALSKDKRETIIVNVSGRGDKDMHTVFSVLKDKQTDGKNGIYELNGGLENE from the coding sequence ATGGAAAATAAACATTTTAATGAAAAGGCATATTTTGGGCAATTTGGCGGACAATTTGTACCTGAAACTGCTATGTTTGCTCTATCGGAACTGGAATCCGAATATGAAAAGCTAAAGAATGATAAGGAATTTTTTGAAGAATTTGATAATTTGCTAAAAAATTATGTTGGCCGTGAAACTCCGCTCTATTATGCAAAAAATTTGAGTGAACATTATAACCATGATATTTACTTGAAAAGAGAAGACTTGAACCATACTGGTGCTCATAAAATTAATAATGCGCTTGGGCAAGTTTTACTTGCTAAAAAAATGGGAAAGAAAAAAGTTATTGCTGAAACTGGGGCTGGACAGCACGGAGTTGCTACTGCTACTGCGGCCGCTCTATTAGGTTTGGAGTGTGACGTTTACATGGGAGCTATTGACATTGAACGGCAAAAATTAAATGTTTTTAGAATGGAGCTTTTGGGAGCGAGAGTTATTTCAATTGAAGATGGGCTTAAAACTTTGAAGGAAGCGACAACTGCGGCTATTCAGTCTTGGGTTGCAGAGATAGAAACTGTGTTTTATGTAATCGGATCTGTTGTAGGACCTCATCCATATCCGACTATCGTGCGTGATTTTCAGTCAATTATCGGTTACGAAGCAAAAGCACAGCTGGAGGAACTTGGAAAGCATGCTGATCACGTAATTGCCTGTATTGGTGGCGGAAGTAATGCTATTGGTATTTTTAGTGCATTTTTGGAAGACAGCTCAACAAAACTTTATGGAGTCGAAGCTGGAGGATATGGAATTGACACAGATATGCACGCTGCCACATTGACACTTGGAAAACCTGGAATTATCCACGGAATGAAAACTTATGTTCTTCAAAACAAATACGGACAAATAAGCCCAGTTCACTCAATTTCCGCTGGACTTGACTATCCAGGAGTAGGTCCCGAACATTCACATCTATTTGATACAAAAAGAGCAACTTACGCACCAATTACTGATGATGAGGCAATGAAGGCACTAATGCTTGTTACAAGAAAAGAAGGTATTATTCCAGCAATTGAGAGTTCCCATGCGTTAGCCTATCTTGAAAAATTATGTCCTGCACTTTCTAAAGACAAGAGAGAAACTATCATTGTAAATGTGTCTGGGCGTGGAGATAAAGATATGCATACTGTTTTTTCTGTACTAAAAGATAAGCAAACTGACGGAAAAAATGGAATTTATGAGTTAAATGGAGGTTTAGAAAATGAGTGA
- a CDS encoding phosphoribosylanthranilate isomerase, with translation MEKKENNVATDDFTENTTKLKVCGIKSITEINELKTLDIDYFGCIFAESQRQVDNELAAKITRIAHRHGKKTVGVFVNAMIENVVKIVEETDIDVIQLHGDESVEYCMELTQKLEKLYEKNCFRKRKNFPAKTKLWKVFGVTDELPNIADYKPYIEYPLFDAKGENRGGNGIVFDWSILKKLDKYSFVLAGGLSIENIQKALEYKPAILDINSKVEVNNRKSKELVENVVNLVKKK, from the coding sequence TTGGAGAAAAAAGAAAATAATGTGGCAACTGATGATTTCACAGAAAATACTACTAAATTAAAGGTTTGTGGAATTAAAAGCATTACTGAAATTAATGAATTGAAAACTTTGGATATTGACTATTTTGGATGTATTTTTGCAGAAAGTCAAAGGCAAGTGGATAATGAACTTGCGGCTAAAATTACACGGATTGCACATAGGCATGGGAAAAAGACTGTTGGGGTATTTGTAAATGCGATGATTGAGAATGTTGTAAAAATTGTTGAAGAAACAGATATCGATGTCATTCAGCTGCATGGAGATGAGTCAGTGGAATATTGCATGGAACTTACTCAAAAATTAGAAAAATTGTACGAAAAAAATTGTTTTAGAAAACGAAAAAACTTCCCTGCTAAAACGAAGCTTTGGAAAGTTTTTGGCGTGACTGATGAACTTCCGAATATTGCTGACTACAAGCCATATATTGAATACCCTCTATTTGACGCAAAAGGAGAAAATCGTGGGGGAAATGGAATTGTCTTTGATTGGAGTATTTTAAAAAAATTAGATAAGTATTCATTTGTACTGGCTGGAGGGCTGTCGATTGAGAATATTCAAAAAGCGCTTGAGTACAAGCCTGCCATTTTGGATATAAACAGCAAAGTTGAAGTTAACAATAGAAAAAGTAAGGAATTAGTTGAAAATGTTGTAAATTTGGTAAAAAAGAAATAA
- a CDS encoding indole-3-glycerol phosphate synthase TrpC yields MDILEKIKIKRDIQLVDELKSFKQPSLKKALNQKGIQIIGEIKRASPSKGKIAKDDFDLLKQAQSYVDKGVSAFSILTEKEYFKGENDFIKVVREKFPEMPILRKDFIYTPFQVAHAKFLGASAILLIVRMLDDKTLLDLHKLAQNLEMDVLVETHDEEEIRRALKIPNLEILGINNRNLNTFEVDIRTTEKLINEIPSDVLKNLTIVSESGFLSKEDVEYAEKLNVDGLLIGEALMKGLL; encoded by the coding sequence ATGGATATTTTAGAAAAAATAAAAATTAAAAGAGATATACAGCTTGTAGACGAATTAAAGTCTTTTAAGCAACCATCTTTAAAAAAGGCACTTAATCAAAAAGGAATTCAGATTATTGGGGAAATTAAGAGGGCTTCTCCATCGAAGGGAAAAATTGCGAAAGATGATTTTGATTTGTTAAAACAGGCACAAAGTTATGTGGATAAAGGAGTTTCAGCTTTTTCGATATTGACGGAAAAGGAATATTTTAAAGGGGAGAATGATTTTATAAAAGTTGTAAGGGAAAAATTTCCAGAAATGCCAATTTTAAGGAAAGATTTTATTTATACTCCATTTCAAGTGGCTCATGCTAAATTTTTGGGGGCTTCAGCGATTTTACTGATTGTGAGAATGCTGGATGATAAGACGCTTTTGGATCTTCATAAGCTGGCACAGAATTTGGAAATGGATGTTCTGGTGGAAACTCATGATGAAGAGGAAATAAGAAGGGCTTTGAAAATTCCGAATTTGGAGATTTTGGGGATAAATAACCGAAATTTGAATACTTTTGAAGTTGATATTAGAACTACGGAAAAACTGATAAATGAAATTCCAAGCGATGTTTTAAAAAATTTGACTATTGTAAGTGAAAGTGGATTTTTGTCAAAAGAGGATGTGGAGTATGCAGAAAAATTGAACGTGGATGGACTGCTAATCGGAGAGGCACTTATGAAAGGGCTTCTTTAG
- a CDS encoding ATP-binding protein — MIERKIYFEKIKPFIDKDIIKVLTGIRRSGKSVMLKLIMKELKKNGVDENQFIYINFENLRNRHLCYADTLNEYILEKAENIQEKFYLFLDEIQEVKEWEKCINSLRTEDKQFDIYITGSNAKLLSGELATYLAGRYVEIEIYPFSFKEFCSIYQNINKNISKEEMFEKYVKLGGMPFLHNLNYEVESSMQYLKDIYSSIILKDITQRSNIRNTELLERIINYIVMNIGNTFSANSISKYFKSENRKVAVDTVLNYIKACENAFLIHKVPRYEIQGKEVLNVSEKYYIADHGIREAILETNERDINQIFENIVYMELLRKGYNIKIGKLNNLEIDFVCTKTNNEKIYIQVAYLLASEDTIKREFLPFEKINDNYPKYVISMDRFDMSRNGIKHLNIIDFLLKD, encoded by the coding sequence ATGATAGAAAGAAAAATTTATTTTGAAAAAATTAAACCCTTTATAGATAAAGATATTATTAAAGTTTTGACAGGAATAAGGAGAAGCGGTAAATCTGTAATGTTAAAATTGATTATGAAAGAATTGAAAAAAAACGGTGTTGACGAAAATCAATTTATTTATATCAATTTTGAAAATTTAAGAAATAGACATCTTTGCTATGCGGATACATTGAATGAATATATATTGGAAAAAGCAGAAAATATTCAAGAGAAATTCTATTTATTTTTGGATGAAATTCAGGAAGTAAAAGAATGGGAAAAGTGTATAAATTCATTAAGAACAGAAGATAAGCAATTCGATATTTATATAACAGGTTCCAATGCTAAACTATTATCGGGAGAACTTGCAACTTACCTTGCAGGAAGATACGTTGAAATTGAAATTTACCCTTTTTCATTTAAAGAGTTTTGCTCAATATACCAAAATATAAATAAAAATATTTCAAAAGAAGAAATGTTTGAAAAGTATGTTAAACTAGGTGGGATGCCATTTTTACATAATTTGAATTATGAAGTGGAATCAAGCATGCAATATTTAAAAGATATATATTCATCAATAATATTAAAAGATATTACTCAAAGAAGCAATATAAGAAATACTGAATTATTAGAGCGAATTATCAATTACATCGTAATGAACATTGGGAATACATTTTCTGCAAATTCAATTTCAAAATATTTTAAAAGCGAAAATAGAAAAGTTGCAGTAGATACTGTGCTAAATTACATAAAAGCCTGTGAAAACGCATTTTTGATTCACAAAGTCCCTCGTTACGAAATACAAGGTAAAGAAGTTCTAAATGTGAGTGAAAAATATTATATTGCAGACCATGGAATAAGAGAAGCAATTTTAGAAACAAACGAAAGAGATATAAATCAAATTTTTGAAAATATTGTCTATATGGAATTATTGCGAAAAGGCTATAACATAAAAATCGGAAAATTGAATAATTTAGAAATAGATTTTGTCTGTACAAAAACAAATAATGAGAAAATTTATATTCAGGTAGCATATTTACTTGCTTCTGAAGATACTATAAAAAGGGAATTTTTGCCATTTGAAAAAATTAATGATAATTATCCAAAATATGTAATTTCTATGGATAGATTTGATATGTCAAGAAACGGGATAAAACATTTGAATATTATTGATTTTTTATTGAAAGACTAA
- the trpD gene encoding anthranilate phosphoribosyltransferase: MILMIDNYDSFVFNVEQYLKEMTDDEVITVRNDAITIDDIKKMNPSKIIFSPGPKHPKDSGICLEILNNTDELGNIPILGICLGHQAIGMNFGGEIKRLENPLHGKTSEITVLSENSVLFKNLPKKFKVMRYHSLYVDDIPKELEVTAKSEDGVAMAVEHKSKNIFGIQFHPESIFTEYGKNMIRNFLNIEVSETLQNDENSKNTNEKGNFIDMNKYLKKLQENIALTDTDFREICKIIDSKNYDIVQLGALLVLISEKSLYPESLTAFVKNILEYSTTFEDDSDMIDVCGTGGDGFKTINISTAVSFILGAMRVNVAKHGNRAISSKSGSSDVLDKLGVPLENSLANQIEKLHVKNLAFFHAPFFHKLVGEVREVRSRLGIRTVFNILGPLLHPNTKLKYQLVGLYHEPVHRLYAETLQLLGRKHALAVRGNDGLDEITICDDTKIIEVKDEQIFEYTVSPESFGFKRAFHSEIEGGTPEENAEILIKILKGAEKSAKFDIVVLNAMFALYTADVVDHPAKAKDMVLEAIESGKVYEFYKDYVKITK, encoded by the coding sequence ATGATTTTGATGATTGACAATTATGATTCTTTTGTATTTAATGTTGAGCAGTATTTGAAGGAAATGACAGATGATGAAGTTATTACTGTTAGAAATGACGCAATTACAATTGATGATATAAAAAAAATGAATCCTAGTAAAATAATTTTTTCTCCTGGTCCAAAACATCCAAAGGACAGCGGAATTTGCCTAGAAATTTTAAATAATACTGATGAACTGGGGAATATTCCAATTTTAGGAATTTGTCTTGGACATCAGGCAATTGGAATGAATTTTGGTGGAGAAATAAAAAGGCTTGAAAATCCATTGCATGGTAAAACTTCAGAAATTACAGTTTTATCCGAGAATTCTGTATTATTTAAAAACTTGCCAAAAAAATTTAAAGTTATGAGATATCATTCGCTTTATGTTGACGATATTCCAAAAGAACTTGAAGTTACAGCAAAGTCTGAGGATGGGGTTGCAATGGCTGTGGAACACAAAAGTAAAAATATTTTTGGAATACAGTTCCATCCAGAATCAATTTTTACTGAATATGGAAAAAATATGATACGAAACTTCTTGAATATTGAAGTTTCAGAAACTTTGCAAAATGATGAAAATTCTAAAAATACTAACGAGAAAGGAAACTTTATAGATATGAATAAATATTTAAAAAAATTACAGGAAAATATTGCATTGACAGATACTGATTTTCGTGAAATCTGTAAAATTATTGACAGCAAGAATTATGACATTGTTCAACTTGGAGCCTTGCTTGTACTTATTTCAGAAAAAAGCCTTTATCCTGAATCACTTACAGCATTTGTAAAAAATATCCTGGAATACAGCACAACTTTTGAAGATGATTCTGATATGATTGATGTTTGCGGAACTGGTGGCGATGGATTCAAGACGATAAATATTTCAACAGCAGTTTCATTTATTCTAGGAGCAATGCGAGTAAATGTCGCAAAACATGGAAATCGTGCAATCTCGAGTAAAAGCGGAAGCAGTGATGTGCTTGACAAACTAGGAGTACCGCTTGAAAACTCGCTTGCAAATCAAATTGAAAAACTGCACGTAAAAAATCTTGCTTTCTTTCATGCCCCATTTTTTCACAAATTAGTTGGAGAAGTTCGAGAAGTTAGAAGCCGTCTTGGAATAAGAACTGTATTTAACATTTTAGGTCCACTGCTTCATCCAAACACAAAATTGAAATACCAATTGGTTGGACTTTACCACGAGCCTGTACACAGATTGTACGCTGAAACATTACAATTACTGGGAAGAAAGCATGCATTAGCTGTTCGAGGAAATGATGGTCTTGATGAAATAACAATTTGTGATGACACTAAAATTATTGAAGTAAAAGATGAACAAATTTTCGAATATACAGTATCTCCTGAAAGTTTTGGCTTTAAACGGGCTTTTCATTCTGAAATTGAAGGCGGAACTCCAGAGGAAAATGCTGAAATTTTGATAAAAATCTTAAAAGGCGCAGAAAAATCAGCAAAATTTGATATTGTCGTATTGAATGCAATGTTTGCACTTTATACTGCGGATGTGGTAGATCACCCTGCAAAAGCAAAGGATATGGTTTTAGAAGCAATTGAAAGTGGGAAGGTTTATGAGTTTTATAAAGATTATGTGAAAATCACAAAATAA
- a CDS encoding anthranilate synthase component I family protein, translating to MLTNKPTYYYSIIRKKFSNSYFAEDERQVIIGIDCEYFDSNEYSYESLKKIYNSFVKQKRLSPFAGLFGTFAYESIHFFEKIGKIEKEQFKFPQFVFANAKAYLHYSKTSKEFSFYGDEEKYFSFLNDEISEKIKDSDLFYDIKTDFEEEQLHYYGIIEKAKEYIKSGDIFQVVLSEQLKLTSNMDSLDFYEKLSKANPSPYMYHFPTKYGDIVGSSPEILVDISSDNIYIAPIAGTRPRGKDANEDAFLANDLLNDEKECAEHRMLVDLARNDIGKFAESGSVIVKNLMHIKNYEHVMHIVTDVYGKKRKDVSIFEVIAQALPAGTLSGSPKIRAMQIISELETFKRNVYAGGIGFLRFNGDVQLAIIIRTAFFENKNYDLNKVDEVRNVFIQAGAGIVFDSVKEKEYDEICHKRASVLNIFKKFCNEEKNKNNENKSGKDVK from the coding sequence ATGTTAACAAACAAACCTACTTATTACTACTCTATTATCAGAAAAAAATTTAGCAATTCCTATTTTGCTGAAGATGAAAGGCAAGTTATTATTGGGATTGACTGTGAATATTTTGATTCTAATGAATACAGTTATGAGTCGTTAAAAAAAATATACAATTCTTTTGTAAAACAGAAAAGACTTTCCCCTTTTGCAGGACTTTTTGGGACATTTGCTTATGAGTCGATACATTTTTTTGAAAAAATTGGAAAAATTGAAAAAGAGCAGTTTAAATTTCCACAGTTTGTTTTTGCCAATGCAAAGGCATATTTACATTATTCAAAGACTAGTAAAGAATTTTCATTTTATGGAGATGAAGAAAAATATTTTAGTTTTTTAAATGATGAAATTTCTGAAAAAATTAAGGATTCTGATTTATTTTATGATATAAAAACAGATTTTGAAGAGGAACAATTACATTATTATGGAATTATTGAAAAAGCAAAGGAATATATTAAGTCTGGAGATATTTTTCAAGTTGTACTAAGCGAACAGTTAAAACTTACGTCAAATATGGATTCTCTTGATTTTTATGAAAAATTGTCAAAGGCAAATCCGAGTCCGTATATGTACCATTTTCCTACGAAATATGGGGACATTGTTGGTTCTAGTCCAGAAATACTGGTTGATATTTCATCGGATAATATTTATATTGCTCCTATCGCTGGAACTCGTCCTAGAGGAAAAGATGCCAACGAAGATGCATTTTTAGCAAACGACTTATTAAATGATGAAAAAGAATGTGCTGAACATAGGATGCTTGTTGACTTGGCTAGAAATGATATTGGGAAATTTGCAGAAAGTGGCTCAGTTATTGTAAAAAATCTTATGCATATTAAGAATTATGAACATGTAATGCACATTGTGACTGATGTTTACGGGAAAAAAAGAAAAGATGTGTCGATATTTGAAGTTATTGCTCAGGCTCTTCCAGCGGGAACGCTTTCTGGATCGCCAAAAATTCGTGCTATGCAAATCATTTCAGAACTCGAGACATTTAAAAGAAATGTTTATGCTGGCGGAATTGGATTTTTGAGATTTAATGGAGATGTTCAGCTTGCGATTATTATTCGTACTGCATTTTTTGAAAATAAAAATTATGACTTGAATAAAGTTGATGAAGTTCGAAATGTATTTATTCAAGCTGGAGCAGGAATTGTGTTTGATTCTGTAAAAGAGAAGGAATATGATGAAATTTGCCATAAAAGAGCATCTGTGCTAAACATTTTTAAAAAATTTTGTAATGAAGAAAAAAATAAAAACAATGAAAATAAAAGTGGAAAGGATGTGAAATAA